The segment AGCTCCCTTCGACAGTTCGGTAGGGTATAGCCTGGCTTTCTACGCCTCCGGTACTGGCTTTAGAATATAGATATGGCAGCCTTAGCTAGGGGCGTGTCTTTAAGTGATCGGATACGATTCCCAGCGGTGGTTTTTTGGGCCATTCAGGCATTGATGTTTTTTGAAACAGAGGCCACTATTCCTGCAAAATTTCGTCTGTTCTGTAGAGTATCACTCGTTTGGCCCCGAAAGCCCTCACCATGAAGCATACCGTTATTTTGAAGACACGTCCTAACATAAAGGAGAGATGAACCCCGTGAGACTGGAGGAATTGATTAATCAACACCAGTACGAATTGAGTCAGACCGACCATATTATCTGGAAATATATTTATCATCATAAAAACGAATGTCGCAGAATGTCGGTACATCAACTGGCAGCAGCCTGCAATGTTTCCAGTACGACGGTTGTGCGGTTTGCTCAGAAGTTATCTCTCGACGGTTTTAGTGATCTAAAAGCGCTGCTGAAGATGGAAAGAGAATACACGTTATGTACGGAAGAGGACGCAGTAAAAAAGGTTATTGACCATTATCAGCGCGTCAGCCAGGATATGGCCAAGAAAAGTTTCCAGCCGATGAGTGAGCTTTTATATCGGGCGGAGCGCATTATTGCTTATGGTTCCGGCTATGTGCAAAGCAATGTTGTTAAAGAATTAAAGAGACTGTTTTTGTTTGATAAAGTACTGATTTACGAAATACAAGGCAAGGATGAACTCACCTCAGTTGTGAAGATGCTGACGCCGGCCGACCTTGTTATTATTGTATCTTTAAGCGGCGAAACTCCCCTGGCCGTGGAAGTGGCGCAACAGCTTAAACTGCAAAGTGTGCCGCTGATTTCCATTACCCGTCTGCAGGAGAATTCCCTGGCTGCGCTGAGTACCGAGAACATCTATATTGAAACGTCGGAGTTTCATCTATATGCGGATCAAAGCCTTCCGACATACAAATCAATGATGATTTATTTTCTGGTTATTGAAATATGGTTTATCAGATATCAGGCCTATAAAAAAAGACAAAGGCAATTAAAAGAAAAAGATGCGGAAGAAGAGATTTTTTGAAAAGCCGGCAGGGACACCGTTCCTGCCGGCTTTTCTAACCTGTAACAAAGTACGGAAAATGGAACAAAGTCCATAGTAGTGACAAATATCCGGAATGCGGCAAATCCATTGATGATCGCCGCGAAATACTTTATGATGAGGGAGAAATCCCGGGATGGATTACATGGATTATGATGAAAGGATAAACACCCATGAAAAAATCATCTGTTGTTATAGCCGGCGGAGGAAGTACGTTTACACCGGGCATTGTTTTAATGTTGCTTGAACATCTGGAACGGTTTCCGATCCGGCAAATAAAATTTTATGATAATGACGCCAAACGACAGGAGCTTATTGGTAAAGCTTGTGAGATTTTACTACAGGAAAGAGCGCCGGAAATTGCTTTCAGTTATACCACCGATCCAGAGGAAGCCTTTACTGATGTGGATTTTGTTATGGCTCATATCCGGGTCGGCAAATACGCCATGCGGGAACAGGATGAGAAAATTCCGATGCGTTATAACGTGCTGGGGCAGGAGACCTGCGGACCCGGCGGAATTGCTTATGGCATGCGTTCGATTGGCCCTATTATTGAAATCATTGATTTTATGGAGAAATATTCGCCTGATGCCTGGATGCTCAACTACTCTAATCCGGCCGCCATCGTAGCCGAAGGCACCAGAAGGCTGCGTCCTACCTCAAGGATTATCAATATTTGTGACATGCCTGTCGGTATAGAAGACCGGATGGCGGGGATACTCGGATTAAAAAGCCGCAAGGAGATGCAAGTGAAGTATTACGGCTTGAATCATTTTGGCTGGTGGAGCGATATCCGCGATCAAGCCGGCCATGATTTAATGCCCAGGCTTAAGGAGCATGTGGCAAAGCATGGCTATATTGTCAGACCGGAGGCTGAACAGGTAACCGAACCCAGTTGGAATGATACGTTTGCCAAAGCGAAGGACGTATATGCGGTAGAACCGGATACGCTGCCCAACACGTATTTAAAATACTATTTGTTTCCCGATTACATTGTCAAGCATACCGATCCGAACCATACCAGAGCCAATGAGGTCATGGAGCACAGAGAGAAAAACGTTTTTGCCGCAGCCCGTGATGTGATTGAACAAGGAACGGCCAAGGATTGCCGGTTCACCGCTGATGACCATGCTTCCTATATTGTTGATTTGGCCGACGCGATTGCGTCCAATACCAAGGCCCGGATGCTGCTGATTGTTGAAAATGGCGGTGCTATTGAGAACTTTGACCCCACGGCCATGGTGGAAATTCCCTGCATTGTTGGTTCAAATGGATATGAAAAAGTTTGTATCGGCAAAATTCCTCAATTCCAAAAGGGTTTGATGGAACAGCAGGTGTCAGTGGAAAAACTGGTAGTAGAAGCCTGGATCAGCGGCAGCTATCAAAAGCTGTGGCAAGCGCTGACCCTATCAAAAACAGTGCCTAGCGCCTCGGTAGCCAAACAAATCTTGGATGATTTAATAGTTGCCAACAAGGGCTATTGGCCGGAATTAAAATAAACAGGCTTAATGTTGGATATTGGACTGATATGACCCCAAAACAGGAGGAAAGAAATCTCCCGGCCGTAGTTCAATATCCAATTATTTTTTTGACAGGTATTTTTGGAATTTTGATTTTATTTCGATAAATTTTGCAGACCAACAGCCGTACTGATTTGTTTGCAGCAGTGTGTTTGATTTTTAAGGAGGGTTACTATGGCGATTAACCAGGACGTAATGATGCAAAAGGTACAACGGTTTGGCGGTGCCATGTTTACACCGGTTTTGCTATTTTCATTCTTTGGCATTATGGTTGCCTTGTCGATATTGTCTAAAAATCCCGATATTATGGGTAGCATAGCCCATAAAGGAACACTGTGGTATGATTTCTGGTTTATTGTTGAGCAAGGTGCGTGGACGGTTTTCAGTCAGATGCCGCTTTTATTCGTTATTGCCTTGCCAATCGGTTTAGCACAAAAGAACCATGCCCGGGCCTGTATGGAGTCCTTTGTTATTTACATCGTTTTTAACTATTATGTCTCGGCGATGCTGACTCTGTGGGGCCCGGAGTTTGGTGTGGACTTTACCAAGGCAGCCGTCAGCGGTTCGGGCCTGGCGATGATTGCCAATATTAAAACACTGGACTTTGGCATGCTTGGCGCCATTTTTATCGCGGCTATAACGGTATATCTGCATAACCGTTTTTTTGACGTCGACTTACCCGATTTCCTTGGCGTATTTAAAGGCTCTTCCCTGGTAGTCATTGTCGGATTCTTTACTATGCTGCCGGTAGCGTATCTCTTTTGTCTTATTTGGCCCCATATTCAAATGGGGATTGCTTCTCTCCAGCAATTTCTTAAAATGAGCGGCGTTTTTGGAGTATGGCTGTATACTTTCCTGGAGCGGATATTGATACCAACAGGACTGCATCATTTTATCTACACTCCTTTCATTTTTGGACCGGCCGTTGTCGATGGCGGAATTAAGCAGTACTTTTTTCAACATTTAAATGAGTTTTCCACGACAGCCCATTCATTAAAGGAAATGTTTCCGCAAGGTGGTTTTGCCCTGCACGGATCTTCTAAAATGTTTGGTTCCATCGGGATTGCTCTGGCCATGTATGTCACAGCCAAACCGGCCAAGAAAAAAGCCATTGCCGGCCTTCTGATCCCGGCTACCCTGACGGCCCTGCTTTGCGGCATTACCGAACCTTTGGAGTTTACCTTTTTGTTTGTTGCACCGTTATTGTTTGCCGTACATGCCGTTTTAGCGGCAACCTTAGCTGCCGTATCGTATTCCTTTGGAGTGGTCGGTGATTTTGGCAGCGGTCTTATTGAAAATGCCGTGTTGAATTGGATACCGTTATTCAAGTACCATACGTCTACGTATATTATCCAGTTTATCATTGGTTTTATTTTTACCGGTATTTATTTTGTTACGTTCCGGTATTTAATTTTGCATTTTGATTTTAAAACCCCGGGGCGTACCGATGAAGAGGAAGACAGACTATATACTAAGGCTGATTATAAGGCAAAACAGGCTACGGCAGCAGGGGTTGACCTTGACGAAAGAGACCGGAAGGCAGCAGCCTTTCTGGCCGCTTTGGGCGGCAAGGAAAACATTGAGGAAGTCACGAACTGCGCAACACGGCTAAGAGTTACCGTTAAAAATGGCAAGTTGGTACAGGATACAAAGGTATTTGTCGAAGGCGGCGCTCATGGGCTGGTGTGCAAGGGTAATGCCGTGCAAGTCATTGTCGGGCTTTCGGTACCGCAAGTACGGGAGCGGTTTGAGGCTTTGCTGGCAACAGCACCACAGGACATCGACTCTCAGGAGAATAGGAACAAGAGCGCAGCTCTGAAAGCTTTTGTCTCCGGTCAGGTGTTTCCCATGACTGAAGTAAAGGATGAAATGTTTTCGCAAAAAATGATGGGAGACGGCGTAGCCATCTGGCCGGACAATCAGGTAGTAACCGCTCCGGCTGACGGTGAGATTACCATGGTTACCAGTCAATCCGGACATGCCATAGGCATGAAACTAAAAAACGGACTGGAAATTCTGCTG is part of the Propionispora hippei DSM 15287 genome and harbors:
- a CDS encoding MurR/RpiR family transcriptional regulator, with the protein product MRLEELINQHQYELSQTDHIIWKYIYHHKNECRRMSVHQLAAACNVSSTTVVRFAQKLSLDGFSDLKALLKMEREYTLCTEEDAVKKVIDHYQRVSQDMAKKSFQPMSELLYRAERIIAYGSGYVQSNVVKELKRLFLFDKVLIYEIQGKDELTSVVKMLTPADLVIIVSLSGETPLAVEVAQQLKLQSVPLISITRLQENSLAALSTENIYIETSEFHLYADQSLPTYKSMMIYFLVIEIWFIRYQAYKKRQRQLKEKDAEEEIF
- a CDS encoding 6-phospho-alpha-glucosidase, encoding MKKSSVVIAGGGSTFTPGIVLMLLEHLERFPIRQIKFYDNDAKRQELIGKACEILLQERAPEIAFSYTTDPEEAFTDVDFVMAHIRVGKYAMREQDEKIPMRYNVLGQETCGPGGIAYGMRSIGPIIEIIDFMEKYSPDAWMLNYSNPAAIVAEGTRRLRPTSRIINICDMPVGIEDRMAGILGLKSRKEMQVKYYGLNHFGWWSDIRDQAGHDLMPRLKEHVAKHGYIVRPEAEQVTEPSWNDTFAKAKDVYAVEPDTLPNTYLKYYLFPDYIVKHTDPNHTRANEVMEHREKNVFAAARDVIEQGTAKDCRFTADDHASYIVDLADAIASNTKARMLLIVENGGAIENFDPTAMVEIPCIVGSNGYEKVCIGKIPQFQKGLMEQQVSVEKLVVEAWISGSYQKLWQALTLSKTVPSASVAKQILDDLIVANKGYWPELK
- a CDS encoding alpha-glucoside-specific PTS transporter subunit IIBC; its protein translation is MAINQDVMMQKVQRFGGAMFTPVLLFSFFGIMVALSILSKNPDIMGSIAHKGTLWYDFWFIVEQGAWTVFSQMPLLFVIALPIGLAQKNHARACMESFVIYIVFNYYVSAMLTLWGPEFGVDFTKAAVSGSGLAMIANIKTLDFGMLGAIFIAAITVYLHNRFFDVDLPDFLGVFKGSSLVVIVGFFTMLPVAYLFCLIWPHIQMGIASLQQFLKMSGVFGVWLYTFLERILIPTGLHHFIYTPFIFGPAVVDGGIKQYFFQHLNEFSTTAHSLKEMFPQGGFALHGSSKMFGSIGIALAMYVTAKPAKKKAIAGLLIPATLTALLCGITEPLEFTFLFVAPLLFAVHAVLAATLAAVSYSFGVVGDFGSGLIENAVLNWIPLFKYHTSTYIIQFIIGFIFTGIYFVTFRYLILHFDFKTPGRTDEEEDRLYTKADYKAKQATAAGVDLDERDRKAAAFLAALGGKENIEEVTNCATRLRVTVKNGKLVQDTKVFVEGGAHGLVCKGNAVQVIVGLSVPQVRERFEALLATAPQDIDSQENRNKSAALKAFVSGQVFPMTEVKDEMFSQKMMGDGVAIWPDNQVVTAPADGEITMVTSQSGHAIGMKLKNGLEILLHIGLDTVNMSGEGFKVLVEPGQRVQAGTELVRFDRKRIEEKGYSPVVIMAVTNFDQYPMLSFYSGVQAEANKTVVATY